Proteins from one Halopseudomonas pelagia genomic window:
- the ubiA gene encoding 4-hydroxybenzoate octaprenyltransferase, producing the protein MPGFVTTTLARLHPRAPDFFQLMRLDRPIGTYLLLWPTLWALWLAAEGIPSIPVLIIFILGVIFMRAAGCVINDFADRKIDGHVRRTRERPMATGRISEQEALITFGILVGISAVLVLATNGLTIALSFGGVFLAAIYPFCKRFTFYPQLVLGAAFSWAIPMAFAAQTNSLPILLWLLYIANLLWTVAYDTQYAMCDREDDLQLGVKSTAILFGEADRLVIGVLQGLTLICLLVVGSRFELGLFYYLGLIGMLLGFGWQQWLIRDRDPQACLRAFLSNHWVGMLVFIGLALHFAVNAPAV; encoded by the coding sequence GTGCCCGGTTTTGTTACCACTACTCTCGCGCGTCTGCATCCGCGCGCGCCGGATTTTTTCCAGCTGATGCGTCTGGACCGACCGATCGGCACCTACCTGTTGTTGTGGCCGACGCTCTGGGCGTTGTGGCTGGCCGCGGAAGGTATCCCGAGCATCCCGGTGCTGATCATTTTCATATTGGGCGTCATCTTTATGCGCGCCGCTGGCTGTGTGATCAACGATTTTGCCGACCGCAAGATCGATGGGCACGTCAGGCGTACCCGCGAGCGCCCGATGGCAACCGGGCGCATTTCCGAGCAGGAAGCACTGATTACCTTCGGCATATTGGTCGGCATCAGCGCCGTGCTGGTGTTAGCCACCAACGGTCTGACCATCGCCCTGTCCTTCGGTGGGGTGTTTCTGGCAGCCATCTACCCGTTCTGCAAGCGCTTCACCTTTTACCCGCAACTGGTATTGGGGGCGGCCTTCTCGTGGGCTATCCCGATGGCGTTTGCCGCGCAGACCAACAGCCTGCCGATACTGCTGTGGCTACTGTATATCGCCAACCTGCTGTGGACGGTGGCCTACGATACCCAATACGCCATGTGTGACCGCGAAGACGATCTGCAGCTCGGCGTGAAGTCGACCGCCATTCTGTTCGGTGAGGCCGACCGCCTGGTGATAGGCGTGTTACAGGGCCTGACGCTGATCTGCCTGCTGGTTGTCGGCAGCCGCTTCGAGCTAGGGTTGTTCTACTACCTGGGACTGATCGGCATGCTCCTGGGTTTCGGTTGGCAGCAGTGGCTGATCCGCGATCGTGATCCACAAGCCTGTCTGCGCGCATTTTTATCCAATCACTGGGTCGGCATGCTGGTTTTTATCGGCTTGGCGCTGCACTTTGCAGTGAATGCCCCGGCGGTTTAA
- a CDS encoding hydrogen peroxide-inducible genes activator produces MTLTELRYIVTLAQEQHFGHAAERCHVSQPTLSVGVKKLEDELGVMIFERSKSAVRVTPIGERIVAQAQKVLEESMTIRELASAGKNQLSAPLKVGAIYTIGPYMFPHLVPQLHNVAPEMPLYIEENFTHVLRDKLRNGDLDAIIIALPFNEPDVLTKPLYDETFSLLIPANHPWADRDTVSLEDLDDNKLLLLGEGHCFRDQVLEACPSLRKNDEQSRQTTIESSSLETIRHMVASGIGMTVLPMSAADDRYYSSELLVTKQFKTPAPYRTVAIAWRASFPRPKAIEILSDSIRLCSVGQGPSGQSKARK; encoded by the coding sequence ATGACTCTGACCGAACTGCGTTACATCGTTACCCTGGCCCAGGAGCAGCATTTCGGCCACGCAGCGGAGCGCTGCCACGTGTCTCAGCCGACGCTGAGCGTCGGGGTCAAGAAGCTTGAGGATGAGCTGGGCGTGATGATCTTTGAGCGCAGCAAGAGTGCGGTCAGGGTCACGCCGATCGGTGAGCGCATCGTCGCCCAGGCGCAGAAGGTGCTTGAAGAGTCGATGACCATTCGCGAGTTGGCCAGCGCAGGCAAAAATCAATTGTCCGCCCCACTCAAGGTCGGCGCCATCTACACCATCGGCCCGTACATGTTTCCGCATCTGGTGCCGCAGTTGCACAACGTGGCACCGGAAATGCCGTTGTATATCGAAGAAAATTTCACTCACGTTCTGCGCGACAAGCTGCGCAATGGCGACCTTGATGCAATCATTATCGCCCTGCCCTTTAATGAGCCAGACGTACTGACCAAACCGCTCTACGACGAGACTTTCAGCCTTTTGATCCCGGCCAACCATCCCTGGGCCGATCGTGATACCGTCAGCCTTGAGGATCTCGACGACAACAAGCTGCTGCTGCTCGGCGAAGGTCATTGCTTCCGCGATCAGGTGCTGGAAGCCTGCCCCAGCCTGCGCAAGAATGACGAGCAGTCACGGCAGACCACGATCGAATCCAGTTCGCTGGAGACCATTCGGCATATGGTCGCTTCCGGTATCGGCATGACAGTGCTGCCGATGTCCGCGGCCGATGATCGTTACTACAGCTCCGAGCTGCTGGTGACCAAACAGTTCAAGACCCCGGCCCCCTATCGCACCGTGGCCATCGCCTGGCGCGCCAGCTTCCCGCGGCCCAAGGCTATCGAGATTCTCAGCGACTCGATTCGTCTGTGCTCTGTAGGCCAAGGCCCTTCAGGTCAATCCAAGGCACGCAAATAA
- a CDS encoding NAD-dependent epimerase/dehydratase family protein has translation MKQVLIVGCGDLGTALGLRLVQRGWQVTGVRRDPSALPAEITPLAADLLKDDKPAGWPARVDYLIYCPAAGNRDAELYQQLYVEGLQRVLDWLGDGRKQLGYLLQVSSTGVYAQSEGEWVTENSPALADSDTAKALIRAEDVALRSGVPASVVRLAGIYGPGRTRLIEQVRGGLCVPQEPVQYSNRIHRDDAAALLEHLLLQVEEDELLAPCYLGVDDEPASMHEVASWLAAQLGVSLLAEGATSGRVGSKRCSNELARETGWQPKYPSFREGYAEMLGAD, from the coding sequence ATGAAACAGGTACTTATTGTCGGATGTGGTGATCTGGGAACGGCTCTGGGTCTGCGTCTGGTTCAACGTGGTTGGCAAGTTACCGGCGTGCGTCGTGATCCCTCTGCTTTGCCTGCGGAGATTACCCCGTTGGCCGCTGACCTGTTGAAGGACGACAAACCCGCCGGCTGGCCAGCGCGGGTGGATTATCTGATTTACTGCCCCGCTGCCGGCAACCGAGACGCCGAGCTTTATCAGCAGTTGTATGTTGAAGGGTTACAGCGTGTATTAGACTGGCTGGGTGACGGGCGCAAGCAGTTAGGCTATCTGCTGCAGGTATCCAGCACTGGCGTGTATGCGCAAAGTGAAGGTGAGTGGGTGACGGAAAATAGTCCGGCCCTGGCGGACAGCGACACTGCCAAGGCGCTGATTCGCGCTGAAGATGTTGCCCTGCGCAGTGGTGTGCCGGCCAGCGTGGTGCGGCTTGCCGGAATCTATGGGCCCGGTCGTACCCGGCTGATTGAGCAGGTGCGCGGTGGATTATGTGTGCCGCAAGAGCCGGTGCAATACAGCAACCGTATTCACCGTGATGATGCTGCGGCGCTGCTTGAGCATTTGCTGCTGCAGGTCGAGGAAGACGAATTGCTGGCGCCCTGTTATCTGGGCGTGGATGACGAGCCAGCGAGCATGCACGAGGTGGCCAGCTGGTTGGCCGCTCAATTGGGCGTGAGTCTGCTGGCTGAGGGTGCGACCAGCGGCCGGGTCGGCAGCAAACGCTGCAGTAACGAGCTGGCGCGCGAAACCGGCTGGCAGCCAAAGTATCCGAGTTTCCGCGAAGGCTATGCCGAGATGCTCGGCGCAGATTAA
- a CDS encoding HU family DNA-binding protein, translating into MRKPDLAAAIADKADLTKDQANRVLNAVLDEITQALSRKDTVTLVGFGTFLQRHRGARTGKNPQTGAPVAIKASNTVSFKPGKSLKESVN; encoded by the coding sequence ATGCGTAAACCGGATCTCGCTGCGGCTATTGCCGATAAGGCTGACCTAACCAAAGACCAGGCCAATCGCGTACTAAACGCGGTTCTTGATGAAATCACCCAGGCGCTCAGCCGCAAAGATACTGTGACCCTGGTCGGATTTGGTACCTTCCTCCAACGCCATCGTGGTGCCCGTACCGGCAAAAACCCGCAAACCGGCGCCCCTGTCGCCATCAAAGCCAGTAATACGGTGTCCTTCAAACCAGGCAAGAGCCTGAAAGAGTCGGTTAACTGA
- a CDS encoding rubredoxin, with protein MKKWQCVVCGFIYDEAEGWPDDGIAAGTAWEDVPGDWQCPDCGVGKEDFEMIEIG; from the coding sequence ATGAAGAAGTGGCAATGTGTTGTCTGTGGTTTTATTTATGATGAAGCGGAAGGCTGGCCGGACGACGGCATCGCTGCCGGTACGGCCTGGGAAGACGTGCCCGGTGATTGGCAGTGCCCTGATTGTGGCGTTGGCAAGGAAGACTTTGAAATGATCGAGATTGGCTGA
- a CDS encoding aminoacyl-tRNA deacylase and HDOD domain-containing protein — protein sequence MNTLAASEEANASLPHLIEKLLQQQGLSYQLRPSRHAGPAAQQVQASLLCDSLGTVLALFPKDHLLDLKNIGVLLGRELEPVRAVQLQRILAKHQLNQLPGLPILFSSPCVFEQSLLEHPTLWLDSGLHGWSLEIDQQAARTLVDKASAGRFSIRLDSLPNLPADPAQDSQDLTRAVTNFTALRMRQRLEETIEIPPMPITAQKVMKLRVQPEASIDDLADVVETDPSLAAQVVSWASSPFYAAPGKIRSVEDAIGRVLGFDLVINLAVGLSLGKTFSLPKDAPEGNTNYREQAIYTAAVIEGLAKAMPRAKRPELGLNYLSGLLHNFGYLVLAFIFPPYFKTICRHQEANPHVSVELIDQHLLGVSRDQIGSWLMRFWDMPTEVATAIRYQHDGDYQGPDSVYANLVFLALALLRQEGIGGGPLIDIPDALLKRLELTDEDARQVVHKVLDARDALKVLVSSYQHD from the coding sequence ATGAATACCCTTGCCGCCTCCGAGGAGGCCAACGCCAGCCTGCCCCACCTGATAGAAAAGCTGCTGCAACAGCAGGGGCTCAGCTATCAGCTGCGACCGTCACGGCATGCCGGTCCGGCGGCTCAGCAGGTCCAGGCCTCGCTGCTGTGCGATAGCCTGGGTACGGTACTGGCCTTGTTTCCCAAAGACCATTTATTGGATCTGAAGAACATCGGCGTGTTGCTCGGCCGCGAGCTGGAGCCAGTCCGCGCCGTGCAACTACAGCGTATTCTGGCCAAACACCAACTTAACCAATTGCCCGGCCTGCCGATACTGTTCAGCTCACCCTGTGTATTCGAGCAAAGCTTGCTGGAGCATCCAACCCTGTGGCTGGACAGCGGCCTGCATGGCTGGAGCCTGGAAATTGATCAACAGGCGGCACGAACTCTGGTCGACAAGGCCAGCGCTGGGCGCTTCTCTATTCGGTTGGACAGCCTGCCGAACCTGCCAGCAGACCCAGCCCAGGACAGCCAGGACCTGACCCGTGCGGTGACTAACTTCACCGCCCTGCGCATGCGTCAGCGCCTGGAAGAAACCATTGAAATTCCACCCATGCCGATCACTGCGCAGAAGGTCATGAAGTTGCGCGTCCAACCCGAAGCCAGCATTGACGATCTGGCCGACGTGGTGGAAACCGATCCAAGCCTGGCGGCACAGGTGGTCAGTTGGGCCTCCTCGCCGTTCTATGCGGCCCCGGGTAAAATCCGGTCGGTGGAGGATGCGATTGGCCGGGTGCTGGGCTTTGACCTGGTGATCAATCTGGCGGTGGGACTATCCCTGGGTAAAACCTTCAGCCTGCCCAAGGATGCACCCGAAGGAAACACCAACTACCGCGAGCAGGCGATCTATACCGCCGCCGTTATTGAAGGGCTGGCCAAAGCCATGCCGCGCGCCAAGCGACCGGAGCTGGGCCTCAATTACCTATCCGGGTTGCTGCACAATTTCGGCTATCTGGTGTTGGCCTTTATCTTTCCGCCTTACTTCAAGACCATCTGCCGGCATCAGGAAGCCAACCCGCATGTATCGGTTGAGCTGATCGATCAGCATCTGCTCGGCGTCAGTCGCGACCAGATCGGCAGCTGGTTAATGCGCTTCTGGGACATGCCTACCGAGGTGGCCACCGCGATCCGCTACCAACATGATGGCGACTACCAGGGACCAGACAGCGTCTACGCCAACCTGGTGTTCCTGGCATTGGCACTGCTGCGCCAGGAGGGCATTGGCGGAGGACCCCTGATAGACATCCCGGACGCGCTGCTCAAGCGCCTGGAACTCACCGATGAGGATGCCCGCCAGGTTGTTCACAAGGTGCTGGATGCCCGTGATGCCCTCAAGGTATTGGTCAGCAGCTATCAGCACGACTGA
- a CDS encoding RidA family protein: MNKQVITSDRAPAAIGPYSQAIKVGNTVYLSGQIPLDPTSMEVVEGMEKQICQVFDNLSAVAEAAGGTLQDIVKLNIFLTDLGHFALVNEVMTRYFQQPYPARAAIGVAALPKGVPVEMDAVMVVG; encoded by the coding sequence ATGAACAAGCAAGTGATTACCAGCGACCGGGCTCCGGCCGCTATCGGACCCTATTCCCAGGCCATCAAGGTCGGCAATACCGTGTACCTCTCCGGTCAGATTCCGCTCGACCCAACCAGCATGGAAGTGGTGGAAGGCATGGAGAAACAGATTTGCCAGGTGTTCGACAACCTGAGCGCTGTTGCAGAAGCCGCTGGCGGCACGCTGCAGGACATCGTCAAATTGAATATCTTCCTGACCGATCTGGGGCATTTTGCTCTGGTCAACGAGGTCATGACCCGCTACTTCCAGCAGCCCTACCCCGCCCGCGCCGCGATCGGCGTCGCTGCACTGCCCAAGGGCGTGCCGGTAGAAATGGATGCAGTGATGGTAGTTGGTTAA
- the recG gene encoding ATP-dependent DNA helicase RecG, which translates to MPPVPETTSLTALKGIGPALAEKLTKLGLRSVQDILFHLPLRYQDRTRVMPIGALRPGMDAVIEGVVQGADVVMGRRKSLLCRIQDGSGTLSLRFYYFSGALKSNLQRGSRWRCYGEVRPGASGLEIYHPELQNLDSSEPLPVSDTLTPIYPSTEGLSQQRLRSLSDAALAWLAQGNSLLDLLPEEISNEYRLGSLHDAIRTLHRPPPSVDLQALEDGRHWAQHRLAFEELLAHQLTMLRLRAEFRAHQAPAMPPSRELTAQFLKRLPFPLTGAQQRVGAEISTDLQQRQPMLRLVQGDVGAGKTVVAAMAALQALEAGWQVALMAPTEILAEQHHANFSAWFAPLGISVAWLAGKLKGKARQNQLQMIATGDAAMVVGTHALFQGEVQFHNLGLAIIDEQHRFGVQQRLALRDKGAAGQFSPHQLIMTATPIPRTLAMSAYADLDTSVLDELPPGRTPVNTVLIADSRREEVVERVRAGCAEGRQAYWVCTLIEESEQLQAQAAEVTWESLCESLPELSIGLIHGRMKPSEKAEIMAAFKGGDLHLLVATTVIEVGVDVPNASLMIIENPERLGLAQLHQLRGRVGRGSTASHCVLLYHAPLSHLGRERLGIMRESTDGFVIAEKDLQLRGPGEVLGTRQTGLMQFRVADLVRDADLLPRVQEAASMMQQRYPERCPALIDRWLAHGQQFAQV; encoded by the coding sequence ATGCCGCCTGTGCCAGAGACCACCTCGCTAACCGCGCTGAAGGGCATCGGCCCGGCGCTGGCAGAGAAACTGACCAAGCTGGGTCTGAGATCGGTACAGGACATTCTGTTTCATCTGCCGCTGCGCTATCAGGACCGCACGCGGGTCATGCCGATCGGCGCACTGCGCCCGGGCATGGACGCGGTCATAGAGGGCGTAGTGCAAGGCGCGGATGTGGTCATGGGCCGGCGTAAAAGCCTGTTGTGCCGGATTCAGGATGGCAGCGGCACGCTGAGCCTGCGGTTCTACTATTTCTCCGGCGCACTGAAATCCAACCTGCAGCGCGGCAGCCGCTGGCGCTGCTACGGGGAAGTACGCCCAGGCGCATCCGGCCTGGAGATCTACCATCCCGAGCTGCAGAACCTGGACAGCTCCGAGCCGCTACCCGTTTCCGACACCCTCACGCCGATCTACCCAAGCACTGAAGGCCTCTCGCAGCAGCGCTTGCGCAGCCTGTCCGATGCAGCGCTAGCCTGGCTGGCGCAGGGCAACAGCCTGCTCGACCTGTTGCCGGAAGAGATTTCCAACGAATATCGGCTGGGCTCGCTGCACGATGCGATCCGCACCCTGCACCGCCCACCGCCCTCGGTGGATCTGCAGGCACTGGAAGACGGGCGGCATTGGGCGCAGCACCGCTTGGCCTTTGAGGAATTGCTCGCGCACCAACTGACCATGCTGCGCTTGCGCGCCGAATTCCGCGCGCATCAGGCGCCAGCGATGCCGCCTAGCCGGGAGCTGACAGCGCAGTTTCTTAAACGCTTGCCGTTCCCGCTGACCGGCGCTCAGCAGCGTGTTGGCGCGGAAATCAGCACTGATCTGCAACAACGCCAACCCATGCTGCGCCTGGTGCAAGGCGATGTCGGTGCTGGCAAGACGGTAGTCGCGGCCATGGCCGCATTACAGGCGCTGGAAGCGGGCTGGCAGGTAGCCTTGATGGCACCTACCGAGATTCTCGCCGAACAGCATCATGCCAATTTCAGCGCCTGGTTCGCGCCGTTGGGTATTTCGGTCGCCTGGCTCGCGGGCAAGCTCAAGGGCAAGGCCCGGCAGAATCAGCTACAGATGATCGCCACTGGCGACGCCGCCATGGTGGTGGGGACCCATGCGCTGTTTCAGGGCGAAGTGCAGTTCCACAATCTGGGCTTGGCGATCATTGATGAACAACACCGCTTTGGCGTGCAGCAGCGCCTGGCGCTGCGCGACAAGGGCGCCGCTGGGCAGTTCTCGCCGCATCAATTGATCATGACCGCCACGCCGATTCCGCGCACCCTGGCAATGAGCGCGTACGCCGATCTGGATACCTCGGTGCTGGATGAGCTGCCGCCGGGGCGCACACCGGTCAACACCGTACTGATCGCCGACAGCCGCCGCGAAGAGGTGGTCGAGCGCGTACGCGCCGGCTGCGCCGAGGGGCGGCAGGCGTATTGGGTGTGCACGCTGATTGAAGAGTCCGAGCAGCTGCAGGCGCAAGCCGCCGAAGTAACCTGGGAATCGCTCTGCGAGAGTCTGCCGGAACTGTCGATCGGCCTGATTCACGGGCGCATGAAGCCCAGCGAAAAAGCCGAGATCATGGCCGCTTTCAAAGGTGGCGATCTGCACTTGCTGGTCGCCACCACAGTCATCGAGGTCGGCGTGGATGTACCCAACGCCAGTCTGATGATTATCGAAAACCCCGAACGCCTGGGCCTCGCCCAGTTGCACCAGTTGCGCGGCCGGGTGGGGCGCGGCAGCACCGCCAGCCACTGCGTGCTGCTCTATCACGCACCGCTTTCGCATCTGGGTCGCGAACGTCTGGGGATCATGCGCGAGAGCACTGACGGCTTCGTCATTGCTGAAAAGGATCTGCAGCTGCGTGGTCCTGGAGAGGTGCTCGGCACCCGGCAAACCGGCCTGATGCAATTCAGGGTTGCCGATCTGGTGCGCGATGCCGATCTGCTGCCGCGCGTGCAGGAGGCGGCCAGCATGATGCAGCAACGCTATCCTGAGCGCTGCCCGGCGCTGATCGACCGTTGGCTGGCCCACGGGCAACAGTTCGCGCAGGTATAG
- a CDS encoding NAD(P)/FAD-dependent oxidoreductase: protein MSDSAPLIILGTGLAGYNLAREFRKLDSQRELLLVTADDGRFYSKPLLSTGFAKGKEADELGMQDAQTMAAQLNAQVLTGVRVTGIDRANKTLTHADGELPYSELVLACGAQARQLPDAAVMGEQLLSINDLQDYARFRRALAGKQRVLIIGAGLIGSEFANDLASAGMQVEVVAPDAQLMPGLIPPQVAAAVQAGLESLGVRFYLGRSVRAMQPTEEGLQVELDDGSHLHAELGLSAIGLIANTDLASNAGLECGRGVKVDRQLRSSDPAIYALGDCAEVQGLSLMYVMPLMTAARSLAQTLAGQTTQLVYGPMPVMVKTPACPLVVAPPVTSPDGNWTISGSGADITALFHTAQGELAGYALTGAAVSQKLELNRQLAAWLP from the coding sequence GTGTCTGACAGCGCACCACTGATCATTCTGGGAACCGGTCTGGCCGGCTACAACCTGGCCCGCGAATTTCGCAAGCTCGACAGCCAGCGAGAGTTGCTGCTGGTCACCGCGGATGACGGCCGCTTCTACTCCAAACCCTTGCTTTCAACGGGCTTTGCCAAGGGTAAAGAAGCGGATGAGCTGGGTATGCAGGATGCGCAGACCATGGCGGCGCAGCTCAATGCGCAGGTGCTGACAGGGGTGCGCGTGACCGGCATCGATCGCGCAAATAAAACGCTGACACATGCTGACGGTGAGCTGCCGTATAGCGAGTTGGTGTTGGCCTGTGGTGCTCAGGCGCGGCAACTTCCGGACGCGGCGGTGATGGGCGAGCAGCTGTTGTCGATCAACGATTTACAGGACTACGCACGTTTTCGCCGCGCGCTGGCCGGCAAGCAACGGGTGCTTATTATCGGCGCCGGATTGATCGGCAGTGAATTTGCCAATGACCTGGCGAGTGCCGGCATGCAGGTGGAGGTAGTCGCGCCAGATGCACAGCTGATGCCCGGGCTGATTCCACCGCAAGTGGCAGCAGCGGTTCAGGCTGGGCTGGAAAGTCTCGGTGTGCGCTTTTATCTGGGCCGTTCGGTACGTGCGATGCAGCCGACCGAGGAAGGCCTGCAGGTCGAGCTGGACGATGGCAGCCATTTGCACGCGGAGCTGGGATTGTCTGCTATCGGCCTGATCGCCAATACCGATCTGGCCAGCAACGCAGGACTTGAATGTGGCCGCGGGGTCAAGGTCGATCGCCAGCTGCGCAGCAGTGATCCGGCAATTTACGCTCTTGGAGACTGTGCCGAAGTGCAGGGTCTGAGTCTGATGTACGTCATGCCGTTAATGACCGCGGCGCGCTCACTGGCGCAAACGCTGGCGGGCCAAACCACCCAGCTGGTCTACGGCCCCATGCCGGTGATGGTCAAAACACCCGCTTGCCCGTTGGTAGTGGCCCCGCCAGTGACGTCGCCCGACGGCAATTGGACGATCAGCGGCAGCGGCGCGGATATTACCGCGCTGTTCCATACCGCGCAGGGCGAACTGGCAGGCTACGCGTTGACGGGGGCGGCGGTGAGCCAGAAACTCGAGCTGAATCGTCAGCTTGCAGCGTGGTTGCCCTGA
- a CDS encoding chorismate--pyruvate lyase family protein — protein MSLPPSSPPATPQWYPVEQHPDPPGLTLLDWLNDQGSLTLRLTDAGADDFHVQLLVQQSQPARADEAQALGISVGEPVWTREVLLHTAGAPRVFARSVAPLAAVSASNIDLQSLGTRSLGLLLFSNPKVTRGPLQISRYPSAWLPSPWAEQQADCWGRRSLFSDGELSLLVCEVFLPGWPAG, from the coding sequence GTGTCTTTACCTCCTTCGTCACCGCCTGCAACGCCGCAATGGTATCCGGTGGAACAACACCCGGACCCGCCCGGCCTGACGTTACTCGACTGGTTGAATGACCAGGGGTCGCTGACCTTGCGTCTGACCGACGCTGGCGCGGATGACTTTCACGTGCAGCTACTGGTACAGCAGAGCCAGCCGGCACGGGCAGATGAAGCGCAGGCGCTGGGCATCTCAGTGGGTGAGCCGGTCTGGACCCGCGAAGTACTGCTGCATACGGCCGGCGCGCCACGCGTATTTGCCCGCAGCGTGGCCCCACTGGCGGCCGTCAGCGCCTCGAATATTGATCTGCAGAGCCTGGGTACGCGCAGCCTGGGGCTGTTACTATTCAGCAATCCGAAGGTCACTCGCGGACCATTGCAGATCAGCCGCTATCCATCTGCGTGGTTGCCATCGCCCTGGGCGGAGCAGCAGGCAGATTGCTGGGGCCGCCGCTCGCTGTTCAGCGACGGTGAGTTGTCATTGCTGGTATGCGAAGTGTTTCTGCCAGGCTGGCCCGCGGGCTGA
- a CDS encoding OsmC family protein, protein MNKTASAHWEGDLKKGKGTISTQSGALKDNPYGFNTRFEDAPGTNPEELVGAAHAGCFSMAFSMLLGEENFTPDSIDTKATVTLEKQSDGFAVTAVRLEMRARIPGIDQAKFEEIANKAKSGCPISKLLNAEITLDATLEG, encoded by the coding sequence ATGAATAAGACTGCATCAGCCCACTGGGAAGGCGACCTTAAAAAAGGTAAAGGCACTATCTCGACCCAAAGCGGCGCTCTGAAAGACAATCCCTACGGTTTCAACACGCGTTTTGAAGATGCTCCCGGCACCAATCCGGAAGAGCTGGTCGGCGCGGCGCATGCCGGCTGTTTTTCCATGGCCTTCTCCATGCTGCTCGGCGAGGAAAATTTCACCCCGGATAGCATCGACACCAAGGCCACGGTGACGCTGGAAAAACAGAGTGATGGTTTTGCCGTGACCGCTGTACGGCTGGAGATGCGCGCACGCATTCCGGGTATCGATCAGGCCAAGTTCGAAGAGATAGCCAATAAGGCCAAGAGCGGATGCCCGATATCCAAGCTGCTCAATGCCGAGATCACCCTGGACGCCACGCTGGAAGGTTAA